In Janibacter sp. CX7, a single genomic region encodes these proteins:
- a CDS encoding flavodoxin family protein, translating to MARLLVVHHSPTRSTQALLEAALAGARHPDIAGVDVDVVPALEATADDVLAADGYLLGTPANFGYMSGALKHFFDSTFLQVGGALDDSGGAGDPGGGTTAKRPYGLWVHGRYDVTGAVRAVTSIVQALDWRQSAPVLEVVGDVDDAALESATELGGTLAALLT from the coding sequence ATGGCACGTCTTCTCGTCGTCCACCACAGCCCGACCCGCTCCACGCAGGCGCTGCTCGAGGCAGCGCTGGCCGGGGCGAGGCATCCCGACATCGCCGGCGTGGACGTCGACGTGGTCCCGGCGCTCGAGGCCACCGCCGACGACGTCCTCGCCGCCGACGGCTACCTGCTGGGCACGCCGGCCAACTTCGGCTACATGTCGGGCGCCCTCAAGCACTTCTTCGACTCGACCTTCCTGCAGGTCGGGGGCGCCCTCGACGACTCCGGCGGCGCCGGCGACCCGGGCGGCGGCACGACCGCCAAGCGGCCCTACGGCCTGTGGGTCCACGGTCGCTACGACGTCACCGGTGCCGTGCGGGCCGTGACCTCGATCGTCCAGGCCCTCGACTGGCGGCAGTCGGCGCCGGTCCTCGAGGTCGTCGGCGACGTCGACGACGCCGCGCTCGAGTCGGCGACCGAGCTCGGCGGCACCCTCGCGGCTCTGCTCACCTGA
- a CDS encoding SAF domain-containing protein, with protein MTAPTAEPPPDEQTSRRKRKGESTPTPGAAPEPPKLRRRPMLVAVSVLLTALGALLGAFLLSTFSGTDDYIAVSSGIERGDRITEQDLARTQMRKDTNVSPIRWDQRRAVVGTYATNDMAKGSIVTQDSIAAEISPKEGYSIVGLALTPGQGVSGELRVGQSVQVVLVPASAEVGAQPEKVAGEVSAVKLSDDGSTKLVDVQVDSGNGPKVAASAARQEASLVVVGDTEEGDVPLTPSGEGDSSTPTSESSTSN; from the coding sequence ATGACCGCCCCCACCGCCGAGCCGCCGCCGGACGAGCAGACCTCCCGCCGCAAGCGCAAGGGCGAGAGCACCCCGACGCCCGGTGCTGCTCCGGAGCCGCCCAAGTTGCGGCGCCGGCCGATGCTCGTCGCCGTGTCGGTGCTGCTCACCGCGCTCGGTGCGCTGCTCGGCGCCTTCCTCCTGTCGACCTTCTCCGGCACCGACGACTACATCGCCGTCTCGTCCGGCATCGAGCGGGGCGACCGCATCACCGAGCAGGACCTCGCCCGCACCCAGATGCGCAAGGACACCAACGTCTCGCCGATCCGGTGGGACCAGCGCCGGGCGGTCGTCGGCACCTATGCGACGAACGACATGGCGAAGGGGTCGATCGTCACCCAGGACTCCATCGCGGCCGAGATCAGCCCCAAGGAGGGCTACTCGATCGTGGGTCTGGCCCTCACGCCGGGCCAGGGCGTGAGCGGTGAGCTGCGGGTCGGCCAGTCGGTCCAGGTCGTCCTCGTGCCCGCGAGTGCCGAGGTCGGCGCCCAGCCGGAGAAGGTCGCGGGCGAGGTCTCGGCGGTCAAGCTCTCCGACGACGGCTCGACGAAGCTCGTCGACGTGCAGGTGGACAGCGGCAACGGCCCGAAGGTCGCGGCCTCGGCCGCGCGCCAGGAGGCCTCGCTCGTCGTCGTCGGCGACACCGAGGAGGGCGACGTCCCGCTCACGCCGTCGGGCGAGGGCGACTCGTCGACCCCGACCTCCGAGAGCAGCACGAGCAACTGA
- a CDS encoding CpaF family protein, producing the protein MSDSSGGAPFDPTSLPLFAQDDDLPDQTQPRDDVSQRLAAGAGSVSPHDRYAAPTQTPPPPTWGAGPPSPPPAPPAQQTPAPPSFSEGSGFTTVAAQRLSGDIAHDTSIDWTQVAELRTQASEMLTGALQDRSHLEPHQQRELGRSIIVELLQTTAANNLAVGRRAWSMDEQDRIGQAVFDALFGLGRLQPLVDDEQVENIEITGCDQVLLEYTDGTLRPGPAVAESDQELIDFLVFLASRSEVNARPFSEAQPRLHMRLDGGARLAATAWVTPRPSMVIRRHRLREITLEELSERGMLDAVAVSFLRAAVKAKKSIVVAGAQGAGKTTMVRALCAELDPWERIGTFETEYELHLHELPEKHRRIVAWESRPGSGEVGADGRQAGEIPLDDLLYDSFRFNLSRQIVGEVRGREVLAMIKAMQSGSGSISTTHSANAVGAIRKLITCAMEAGSHVTEAYAERAVAEHIDVIVQLQLDTAPTSDGEARRERYVSEIIAIHPGEDGPATTHVFQPNPQGGPPIPGILPDDYRSLERWGFDLDGYFARAAP; encoded by the coding sequence GTGAGCGACTCCTCAGGGGGCGCCCCCTTCGACCCGACGTCGCTGCCGCTCTTCGCGCAGGACGACGACCTGCCCGACCAGACCCAGCCCCGCGACGACGTCTCGCAGCGTCTCGCCGCGGGCGCCGGCAGCGTCTCTCCCCACGACCGCTACGCGGCACCGACCCAGACCCCGCCGCCGCCCACGTGGGGCGCGGGGCCCCCGAGCCCGCCGCCGGCCCCGCCCGCGCAGCAGACCCCGGCCCCGCCGTCCTTCTCCGAGGGGTCCGGCTTCACGACGGTCGCGGCCCAGCGGCTGAGCGGCGACATCGCCCACGACACGAGCATCGACTGGACCCAGGTCGCCGAGCTGCGCACCCAGGCCTCGGAGATGCTCACCGGCGCGCTGCAGGACCGCTCGCACCTCGAGCCGCACCAGCAGCGCGAGCTCGGCCGCTCGATCATCGTCGAGCTGCTGCAGACCACGGCGGCCAACAACCTCGCCGTCGGCCGCCGTGCGTGGTCGATGGACGAGCAGGACCGCATCGGGCAGGCCGTCTTCGACGCACTCTTCGGCCTCGGCCGGCTGCAGCCGCTCGTCGACGACGAGCAGGTCGAGAACATCGAGATCACCGGGTGCGACCAGGTGCTCCTCGAGTACACCGACGGCACCCTGCGTCCCGGCCCGGCCGTCGCCGAGAGCGACCAGGAGCTCATCGACTTCCTCGTCTTCCTCGCCAGCCGCTCCGAGGTCAACGCGCGCCCCTTCTCCGAGGCCCAGCCCCGGCTGCACATGCGCCTCGACGGCGGCGCGCGCCTCGCCGCGACCGCGTGGGTCACCCCGCGGCCCTCGATGGTCATCCGACGCCACCGGCTGCGGGAGATCACGCTCGAGGAGCTGTCCGAGCGCGGCATGCTCGACGCCGTCGCGGTCTCCTTCCTGCGGGCCGCGGTCAAGGCGAAGAAGAGCATCGTCGTCGCCGGCGCCCAGGGCGCCGGCAAGACGACCATGGTCCGCGCGCTGTGCGCCGAGCTCGACCCGTGGGAGCGCATCGGCACCTTCGAGACCGAGTACGAGCTGCACCTGCACGAGCTGCCGGAGAAGCACCGCCGCATCGTCGCGTGGGAGTCCCGCCCGGGCTCCGGCGAGGTGGGCGCCGACGGCCGTCAGGCCGGCGAGATCCCGCTCGACGACCTGCTCTACGACTCCTTCCGGTTCAACCTCTCCCGCCAGATCGTCGGTGAGGTCCGCGGGCGCGAGGTGCTCGCCATGATCAAGGCGATGCAGTCCGGCTCCGGCTCGATCAGCACGACCCACTCGGCCAATGCTGTCGGCGCGATCCGCAAGCTCATCACCTGTGCCATGGAGGCCGGCTCCCACGTCACCGAGGCCTACGCCGAGCGGGCCGTCGCCGAGCACATCGACGTCATCGTCCAGCTGCAGCTCGACACGGCGCCCACCTCCGACGGCGAGGCCCGTCGCGAGCGCTATGTCAGCGAGATCATCGCGATCCACCCCGGCGAGGACGGGCCGGCGACGACGCACGTCTTCCAGCCCAACCCGCAGGGCGGGCCCCCGATCCCGGGCATCCTGCCCGACGACTACCGCTCCCTCGAGCGCTGGGGCTTCGACCTCGACGGCTACTTCGCCCGGGCGGCGCCGTGA
- a CDS encoding type II secretion system F family protein, whose translation MSPWMGGALLGGILVLAVITFVEGMRRVPAATRRTKVRLAAGDRDGWWDKLPRRTRQLVILGVIGGVVFALFTGWVIMIVLIPAAIIGLPWLLSAGDAEASIERLEAMEEWTRSLAGVLTVGVGLEQAIVATLRSAPKEIQPEVNLLAARLRARWPTAEALRSFADDLDDSTGDLLAANLLLGAQRRGAGLASVLESVAVSVGEDVRARRMIEADRAKPRATARWVTIITLVVLFFLFFFSTMFEPYRTGVGQLILAALLAAYVGALIWMKSMAKGKKLPRFIGNEVAEEARR comes from the coding sequence GTGAGCCCCTGGATGGGCGGCGCCCTCCTCGGCGGGATCCTCGTCCTGGCCGTCATCACCTTCGTCGAGGGCATGCGCAGGGTCCCGGCGGCGACCCGCCGCACCAAGGTGCGCCTCGCTGCGGGTGACCGCGACGGCTGGTGGGACAAGCTCCCCCGCCGCACCCGGCAGCTGGTGATCCTCGGGGTCATCGGAGGTGTCGTCTTCGCCCTCTTCACCGGCTGGGTCATCATGATCGTGCTCATCCCCGCGGCGATCATCGGCCTGCCCTGGCTGCTCAGCGCCGGCGACGCCGAGGCGAGCATCGAGCGGCTCGAGGCCATGGAGGAGTGGACCCGCTCGCTCGCCGGCGTGCTCACCGTCGGCGTCGGCCTCGAGCAGGCGATCGTCGCCACCCTTCGCTCGGCCCCGAAGGAGATCCAGCCGGAGGTCAACCTGCTCGCGGCGCGGCTGCGGGCCCGCTGGCCCACGGCCGAGGCCCTGCGCTCCTTCGCCGACGACCTCGACGACTCGACCGGCGACCTGCTCGCGGCCAACCTGCTCCTCGGCGCCCAGCGCCGCGGCGCCGGCCTCGCGAGCGTCCTGGAGTCCGTCGCCGTCTCCGTCGGTGAGGACGTGCGCGCCCGACGGATGATCGAGGCCGACCGGGCCAAGCCGCGGGCCACCGCCCGCTGGGTCACGATCATCACGCTCGTCGTGCTCTTCTTCCTCTTCTTCTTCTCGACGATGTTCGAGCCCTACCGCACCGGCGTCGGCCAGCTCATCCTCGCCGCGCTGCTCGCCGCCTACGTCGGCGCACTCATCTGGATGAAGTCGATGGCCAAGGGCAAGAAGCTGCCCCGCTTCATCGGCAACGAGGTCGCCGAGGAGGCGCGCCGATGA